A section of the Agrococcus sp. SGAir0287 genome encodes:
- the sdhD gene encoding succinate dehydrogenase, hydrophobic membrane anchor protein, producing the protein MSATIESPRTPYAYPARSTGRRGPNLEKAGWIFMRVSGVVLVVLIFGHLFYNLLFTPGGIQAIDFGFIGGKFANPLWQWWDVVMLWLAVLHGSNGMRTIVNDYVHREPLRRVALGAIAGAAIILIVLGTLITFTFDPCPAGADPELLASFCADR; encoded by the coding sequence ATGTCCGCGACCATCGAGAGCCCTCGCACGCCGTACGCGTACCCCGCGCGCTCGACGGGCCGCCGCGGCCCGAACCTCGAGAAGGCCGGCTGGATCTTCATGCGCGTCTCGGGCGTCGTGCTCGTCGTGCTGATCTTCGGCCACCTCTTCTACAACCTGCTCTTCACGCCCGGCGGCATCCAGGCGATCGACTTCGGGTTCATCGGCGGCAAGTTCGCCAACCCGCTGTGGCAGTGGTGGGACGTCGTGATGCTGTGGCTCGCGGTCCTCCACGGGTCGAACGGCATGCGCACGATCGTCAACGACTACGTGCACCGCGAGCCGCTGCGCCGCGTCGCCCTCGGCGCGATCGCCGGCGCCGCCATCATCCTCATCGTGCTCGGGACGCTCATCACGTTCACGTTCGACCCCTGCCCCGCAGGCGCCGACCCCGAGCTGCTGGCGTCCTTCTGCGCCGACCGCTGA
- the sdhC gene encoding succinate dehydrogenase, cytochrome b556 subunit, whose amino-acid sequence MWSWVLHRISGIGIYFFLLVHVLDTSLIRVSPEAYNAVIATYKNPIMGLGEVVLVGAVVFHAMNGLRIIAVDAFPAATRIQRILFWVVIALVIVLMAGFTPTHLANVFGEH is encoded by the coding sequence TGGGTCCTGCACCGCATCTCGGGCATCGGCATCTACTTCTTCCTCCTGGTGCACGTGCTCGACACGTCGCTCATCCGCGTGAGCCCGGAGGCCTACAACGCCGTCATCGCGACGTACAAGAACCCGATCATGGGGCTCGGCGAGGTCGTCCTCGTCGGCGCCGTCGTGTTCCATGCGATGAACGGCCTGCGCATCATCGCCGTCGACGCCTTCCCGGCTGCGACGCGCATCCAGCGCATCCTGTTCTGGGTCGTCATCGCGCTCGTGATCGTGCTCATGGCCGGCTTCACGCCGACGCACCTCGCGAACGTCTTCGGGGAGCACTGA